In one window of Gossypium hirsutum isolate 1008001.06 chromosome A01, Gossypium_hirsutum_v2.1, whole genome shotgun sequence DNA:
- the LOC107934140 gene encoding zinc finger protein-like 1, translating into MVVCKCRKATKLYCFVHKVPVCGECICFPEHQICVIRTYSEWVIDGEYNWPPKCCKCQAVLEEGAGSETTRLGCLHVIHTNCLISHIKGFPLHTAPAGYTCPSCSTSIWPPKNVKDSASRLHSLLKEAIMQTGMEKNLFGNHPPPAFASDPLVNVNSTGRRDRDGNSLSSVAIDEGYSTVAGPSKLPVTEITEIDGPSSAENYIKASSPVAPVATTRKSTVHADRQNSEISYYADDEDGNRKKYSRRGPLRHKFLRALIPFWSSALPTLPVTAPPRKDASNADDVPEGRLKHQRSSRMDPRKILLFMAIMACMATMGILYYRIAQRALGEGLIDDEPIVTN; encoded by the exons ATGGTGGTCTGCAAATGCCGCAAG GCAACAAAGTTATATTGTTTTGTGCACAAGGTTCCAGTTTGTGGAGAATGCATCTGTTTTCCTGAGCATCAAATATGTGTG ATTCGTACTTACTCGGAATGGGTAATAGATGGAGAGTATAACTGGCCTCCCAAGTGTTGCAAATGCCAAGCTGTGCTTGAGGAGGGTGCTGGCTCTGAAACTACTCGGTTGGGTTGCTTAC ATGTTATACACACAAATTGCTTGATTTCTCATATCAAAGGCTTTCCTCTGCACACTGCACCTGCTGGCTATACATGTCCTTCATGTTCTACATCT ATATGGCCTCCCAAGAATGTAAAAGATTCAGCATCTCGTCTTCATTCACTGCTGAAGGAGGCTATCATGCAG ACTGGCATGGAGAAGAATTTGTTCGGGAACCATCCTCCACCTGCATTTGCTTCAGATCCTCTGGTAAACGTGAACTCTACTGGACGAAGGGATCGTGATGGGAATTCATTGTCCTCTGTGGCAATAGATGAAGGATACTCAACTGTTGCAGGACCTTCTAAACTTCCGGTGACTGAAATAACGGAGATAGATGGTCCTAGTTCAGCTGAGAATTATATTAAAGCTTCTAGTCCTGTTGCT CCTGTGGCTACAACTCGTAAGAGTACAGTCCATGCTGATCGACAAAATTCAGAAATCTCATATTATGCAGATGATGAAGACGGAAATCGTAAAAAGTATTCTAGGAGGG GTCCACTTCGTCATAAGTTTCTCAGAGCATTGATTCCTTTCTGGTCAAGTGCATTACCAACTCTACCGGTGACTGCACCTCCGCGTAAAGATGCATCCAATGCGGATGATGTCCCTGAAGGTCGGTTGAAGCATCAAAGGTCATCACGGATGGATCCACGAAAAATCCTACTTTTCATGGCAATCAT GGCTTGCATGGCGACCATGGGTATTCTGTATTACAGAATTGCGCAAAGAGCTCTGGGCGAGGGACTCATTGATGATGAGCCGATAGTAACTAATTAA
- the LOC107934123 gene encoding uncharacterized protein: MGRFAIAKTKILMLREAKRPVERPISKIAGADRETIEKSRKSSSNSNSSNDIKDSWCWVPHPKSGIYFPEGHEWVMKDVPDGAASLNQTYWLRNVEGVDKPEPSEHEYFSSDHHYSHANM; the protein is encoded by the exons atgggAAGATTTGCCATCGccaaaactaagattttaatgCTTAG GGAAGCTAAGCGACCAGTTGAGCGACCGATAAGCAAAATCGCTGGTGCCGATAGGGAAACTATCGAAAAGTCGAGAAAGTCATCGTCAAACAGTAACAGCAGCAACGATATAAAAGATTCGTGGTGCTGGGTTCCACATCCAAAGAGCGGGATATATTTTCCTGAAGGCCATGAATGGGTAATGAAAGATGTTCCGGACGGAGCAGCATCGTTGAATCAGACATATTGGCTCCGGAACGTTGAGGGGGTCGATAAACCAGAACCGTCTGAGCATGAATATTTTTCAAGTGATCATCACTATTCACATGCAAATATGTGA
- the LOC107934161 gene encoding uncharacterized protein, producing MVNQDHVRIDTLELKSLIVRKIGHQRAEKYFDQLRKLFGLKIGKSEFDKSCVKIIGRESIPLHNRLIRSIIKNACVSKVPPSKTIRKVGSNLQVGNGYQRNCLQSLYRDAFPPSPRKGRSPVSRDRKFRDRPSPLGPLGKTQSIVPEESISKTQDQSATELLSLGSRPPPDVASVEDGEEVEQVAGSPGVQSRSPVTAPIGISINFSGARKSLPSYHPGTCQTKGELPDTRSLINRLQKKLETEGINIPVDCVNLLNNGLDAYLKRLIEPSIRLAGLRSRSRNYSQRAGERSFNASMMDFRAAMELNPRVLGEDWPLQLEKISLSSLED from the coding sequence ATGGTCAACCAAGATCATGTTCGGATCGATACCTTAGAGCTAAAATCTCTTATTGTAAGAAAAATTGGGCATCAAAGAGCTGAAAAATACTTTGATCAGCTCAGAAAGTTGTTTGGTTTGAAGATCGGAAAGTCCGAATTTGATAAATCTTGCGTTAAGATCATCGGTAGGGAAAGTATTCCGCTTCACAACAGGCTTATTCGATCCATTATCAAGAATGCTTGTGTCTCTAAAGTTCCGCCTTCAAAAACAATACGGAAAGTAGGAAGTAACCTTCAAGTTGGAAATGGTTATCAACGGAATTGTCTTCAATCACTTTACAGGGACGCATTTCCTCCTTCCCCTCGTAAAGGTCGGTCCCCTGTTAGTCGGGATCGTAAGTTTCGAGACCGTCCTAGTCCACTAGGTCCATTGGGAAAGACACAAAGTATTGTACCTGAAGAGTCCATTTCCAAGACACAAGACCAGAGCGCAACCGAGTTACTTTCACTCGGGAGCAGACCTCCACCTGATGTTGCATCCGTAGAAGACGGGGAAGAGGTCGAGCAAGTGGCTGGAAGCCCCGGTGTGCAAAGTAGAAGCCCCGTAACAGCTCCAATTGGCATCTCCATAAATTTCAGTGGAGCTCGTAAATCTCTTCCGAGTTACCACCCTGGGACTTGTCAAACGAAAGGCGAGCTACCAGATACAAGATCGTTAATAAATCGTTTACAGAAGAAGTTGGAAACCGAGGGAATTAACATCCCGGTGGATTGTGTTAACCTATTGAATAATGGCTTGGATGCATACTTGAAAAGATTGATCGAACCCTCCATAAGACTAGCCGGCCTAAGGTCTCGAAGTCGAAATTACTCACAACGAGCAGGAGAAAGATCGTTTAATGCATCAATGATGGATTTTCGTGCTGCAATGGAACTAAATCCGCGGGTACTCGGAGAAGATTGGCCTCTGCAACTTGAGAAAATTAGCCTTAGTTCCTTGGAAGATTGA
- the LOC107928976 gene encoding probable prolyl 4-hydroxylase 9, translating into MKGKSKSSKRNLGLATTLFLCSLAFLAGLFTSTFFSQDVPIIKPKLRKLEVVHVEGDKSRGLMPIGETGESSIDSIPFQVLSWKPRAYYFPDFATAEQCEHIIGMAKLNLKPSTLALRKGETEESTKGTRTSSGTFISASEDESRTLDLIEKKIAKVTSIPQSHGEAFNVLRYEIGQKYDSHYDAFNPSEYGPQSSQRVASFLLYLCDVEEGGETMFPFENGMSVEGYDYRQCVGLKVKPRRGDGLLFYSLFLNGTIDPTSLHGSCPVIKGEKWVATKWIRDQQQFD; encoded by the exons ATGAAAGGGAAATCGAAGAGCTCGAAGAGAAATCTAGGGTTAGCAACTACCCTTTTCTTATGTTCACTTGCTTTCTTAGCTGGTTTGTTCACTTCAACTTTTTTCTCTCAG GATGTTCCGATTATTAAACCCAAGCTGAGAAAGCTTGAAGTGGTGCATGTTGAAGGTGATAAGTCTCgtggtttgatgccaattggAGAGACTGGGGAAAGTTCGATTGATTCTATCCCTTTTCAG GTTTTAAGTTGGAAACCGCGAGCTTACTATTTTCCTGACTTTGCAACTGCGGAACAATGCGAACATATAATTGGAATGGCGAAATTGAACCTTAAACCATCTACTTTGGCTTTGCGCAAGGGAGAAACCGAAGAAAGCACTAAAGGAACTAGAACAAG TTCGGGAACATTTATTAGTGCATCCGAGGATGAATCCAGAACCTTGGACTTGATCGAGAAAAAAATTGCAAAGGTTACAAGCATTCCACAGAGTCATGGAGAG GCATTTAATGTTTTGCGGTATGAGATCGGACAGAAGTATGATTCTCATTATGATGCATTCAATCCGTCCGAATATGGTCCACAATCGAGCCAAAGG GTTGCATCATTCTTGTTATATTTATGCGATGTAGAAGAAGGCGGAGAAACAATGTTCCCATTTGAG AATGGCATGAGCGTCGAAGGCTATGACTACAGACAATGCGTCGGTTTAAAAGTAAAGCCTCGAAGAGGGGATGGACTTTTGTTCTATTCGCTGTTTTTGAACGGCACCATTGATCCG ACATCACTTCATGGAAGCTGTCCAGTGATCAAAGGTGAGAAATGGGTTGCCACAAAGTGGATTAGAGACCAACAACAATTTGATTAA
- the LOC107934141 gene encoding 40S ribosomal protein S29, translated as MGHSNVWNSHPKTYGPGSRSCRVCGNPHAIIRKYGLMCCRQCFRSNAKEIGFIKYR; from the exons ATGGGTCACTCTAACGTATGGAACTCTCACCCGAAAACCTACGGCCCTGGATCTCGCTCCTG CCGTGTGTGCGGCAACCCCCATGCCATTATTAGGAAGTATGGGCTCATGTGTTGCAGACAGTGCTTCCGTAGCAATGCCAAGGAAATCGGATTCATTAAG TACCGCTGA